AAACATCACTATACCAGATTCTTCTGGACAATGTTTGTACAAATATTCGATCACGGTTGCAGCAACTGAATCTTTAATACCGGAAACGAAAATATTTGCCCTGGGTTCTACAAACCATAGTTTCATCCTTCCCCGGACGGCAGGGGGCAATTTATTGGCCACCACGACAAGCACTTTTCCCTCCCATCAAGTCGGAGATATCCTTTGCTGCCTTTACCAGAAGGTCCATCCCGATGACACGCTCACGAAACGCCTTTGATACCAAATGTTTATTATAAACACCAGCCATTTCTCTGGTCAAAGCGAAAGACAGATCTATACACAAATATTCTTTATATAAGTCAGCCAGATCATAAACAAAGGGCAGCGGACTTCCTGAATGAACAAACCCGATATGTGGCGAATACCCCATGGAGTGTACGGCAGAACATAAAATACCATAAAGGGCGGCGTTAGTGGCGGTTAATATCTGGTTGGTAACATCACTGAGTGTCATTTTTCCAGGAACATAACTGCGTCCTTTCCACCCAACGCCATATTTTTCTGCCATCTTCTGATAAATTGCGCGCACACGATGGCCTTCCATCCCCATCATTTCTTTGAGAGTCTTGCCTTTCAGGTCAGTATCC
Above is a window of Desulfotignum balticum DSM 7044 DNA encoding:
- the cas2e gene encoding type I-E CRISPR-associated endoribonuclease Cas2e; its protein translation is MLVVVANKLPPAVRGRMKLWFVEPRANIFVSGIKDSVAATVIEYLYKHCPEESGIVMFQSISKPPGYTIRSIGATDKQMTEISGLQLVVEKLVGAEKQDIVFS
- the cas1e gene encoding type I-E CRISPR-associated endonuclease Cas1e, whose amino-acid sequence is MAKNRLFIKVTRESLPQVKDKYPFIYLERGRLEIDDSSVKWIDSECHVVRLPVATLNTLLLGPGTSITHEAVKTAVAANCSICWVGEDSLLFYAAGFLPTADTRNLKRQMELAVSKEKSLKVAKKMFVHRFPDTDLKGKTLKEMMGMEGHRVRAIYQKMAEKYGVGWKGRSYVPGKMTLSDVTNQILTATNAALYGILCSAVHSMGYSPHIGFVHSGSPLPFVYDLADLYKEYLCIDLSFALTREMAGVYNKHLVSKAFRERVIGMDLLVKAAKDISDLMGGKSACRGGQ